Proteins co-encoded in one Arthrobacter sp. ERGS1:01 genomic window:
- a CDS encoding putative immunity protein, with the protein MILPAVRDPRLVSIRRGGTLTETDHRLLAVWAATCAEHVLPLFEESNNGDTRPRDAIEAARTWARGQAKMMETRAIGGHAMGAARPLRGAARFAAYAAGQAACVAHVPEHDLGAAAYAIKAVQAAAPRGKEKEAGRAERDWQRRQIPDSLRDLVLEDQARRNDICWSVFND; encoded by the coding sequence ATGATCCTTCCCGCTGTTCGTGACCCTCGGCTCGTGAGCATCCGCCGCGGCGGGACACTCACCGAAACCGACCACCGGCTGCTGGCAGTATGGGCGGCCACCTGCGCCGAACACGTGCTGCCCCTGTTTGAGGAATCGAATAACGGGGACACCCGGCCTCGTGACGCCATTGAAGCGGCACGGACTTGGGCTCGCGGCCAGGCAAAGATGATGGAAACCCGTGCGATCGGAGGGCACGCAATGGGTGCCGCACGCCCACTGAGGGGCGCAGCGCGCTTCGCAGCGTACGCAGCCGGCCAGGCAGCCTGCGTGGCCCATGTTCCCGAGCACGACCTTGGTGCCGCTGCCTACGCCATCAAGGCAGTCCAGGCCGCAGCGCCCCGAGGGAAGGAGAAGGAGGCAGGCCGGGCGGAGCGTGACTGGCAGCGCCGGCAGATTCCCGACAGCCTCCGGGACCTCGTCCTGGAAGACCAAGCCCGCCGCAACGACATCTGCTGGTCCGTCTTCAACGACTGA
- a CDS encoding maleylpyruvate isomerase family mycothiol-dependent enzyme yields the protein MKSATSPVPALPMTGRQVAAGGYTAVMTAMADSLDGLSPADWDAGTDCTGWTVRHLAAHLLGAQEDAKSVPVVLGRRRRGKRRYPAMTVLDAANQVQVEDHAALSTAELCRRYRANIPAVAQAVRRFPAALAWVPVDKTMAPGASPLRLGYLFNVIYLRDAWMHGIDLARATGLPRPVSAAETLVVGQVMRDAGIQWGAEPGVEVELTGVISGLWQLGATPVRARLRADGVELCRSLSGRTPDTQPVAVSGDLDMARKLADLRVLF from the coding sequence ATGAAATCCGCAACAAGTCCCGTACCCGCACTTCCCATGACCGGGCGCCAGGTAGCCGCCGGCGGCTACACGGCGGTCATGACGGCCATGGCCGACTCCCTGGACGGGCTGTCGCCGGCCGATTGGGACGCCGGCACCGACTGCACCGGTTGGACGGTGCGGCATTTGGCCGCCCACCTGCTGGGCGCGCAGGAGGACGCCAAGAGCGTCCCCGTCGTGCTGGGCCGGCGCCGGCGCGGAAAGCGCCGATACCCGGCCATGACGGTCCTTGACGCGGCCAATCAGGTTCAGGTGGAGGATCACGCGGCGCTCTCCACCGCCGAGCTGTGCCGGCGTTACCGGGCCAATATCCCCGCGGTGGCCCAGGCGGTGCGGAGGTTTCCGGCGGCGCTGGCCTGGGTCCCCGTTGACAAGACCATGGCTCCCGGCGCCTCGCCGCTGCGCCTGGGTTACCTGTTCAACGTGATCTATCTGCGCGACGCCTGGATGCATGGCATCGACCTGGCCCGGGCTACCGGCCTCCCGCGTCCGGTCTCGGCAGCGGAGACTCTGGTGGTTGGCCAGGTAATGCGCGACGCCGGCATCCAGTGGGGTGCCGAACCAGGAGTCGAGGTGGAACTGACGGGCGTGATTTCCGGGCTCTGGCAGCTTGGCGCGACACCTGTGCGCGCTCGACTGCGGGCTGACGGCGTCGAACTGTGCCGCTCCCTCTCCGGACGCACCCCGGACACGCAGCCGGTGGCTGTTTCCGGGGATCTGGACATGGCACGGAAGCTGGCGGACTTGCGGGTTTTGTTCTAG
- a CDS encoding DUF402 domain-containing protein has protein sequence MTSSPEARWRRGDTITWTYLDPTFPDLLDLRPVTVVADDDRHLAVWLAPGTRMLHPVIADGRDIRSLEGTEMFTAPRAQAVRDWSGSGILVVFQPETMYSVWFFKSPSGLRDSYYVNIEAPFVRTEQGIESTDLVLDVVVKADHSFRYKDEDELAFAHQAGVLSSSTVVKIRQAGADAVETVSRWGFPFDAGFETFQPDRAWPVPALPDTATWDFEI, from the coding sequence ATGACTTCTTCCCCAGAGGCGCGTTGGCGGCGCGGCGACACGATCACTTGGACCTACCTGGACCCGACCTTTCCGGATCTGCTCGACCTGAGGCCCGTCACCGTTGTCGCCGACGACGACCGCCACTTGGCGGTATGGCTGGCCCCGGGGACGCGCATGCTCCATCCGGTGATTGCCGACGGGAGAGACATCCGCTCACTCGAAGGAACGGAAATGTTCACCGCACCGCGGGCCCAGGCCGTCAGGGACTGGTCGGGATCCGGAATTCTTGTGGTGTTCCAGCCCGAAACCATGTATTCCGTGTGGTTTTTCAAATCCCCATCGGGGTTGCGAGACTCCTACTACGTCAATATCGAGGCCCCCTTCGTCCGCACTGAACAAGGCATCGAGAGCACTGACCTGGTGCTCGATGTGGTTGTAAAAGCGGATCACAGCTTCAGGTACAAGGACGAGGACGAACTTGCATTCGCCCACCAGGCCGGCGTGCTCTCGTCATCGACGGTTGTGAAGATTCGGCAGGCCGGAGCGGACGCCGTCGAGACTGTGAGCCGCTGGGGCTTTCCCTTTGACGCGGGGTTCGAGACCTTCCAGCCAGACCGTGCCTGGCCGGTACCTGCGCTGCCGGACACGGCCACGTGGGACTTCGAGATCTGA
- a CDS encoding VOC family protein produces MTDTVPYLDGTPCWVESLQPNPDAAADFYGKLLGWTFDDVAPGAYRMARLDGQRVAGIGQAPAMLDRAAWVTYIHVADLDQTAAAVCDAGGAVPAGPMEGLNGERTAIFTDPTGAAFGVRQGGAPTVADVVDVPGAWQMSALHTPDLLGAHTFYARIFGWRLESVPGTGINLWRQTGSTRRAADPTLPDDVVAVATVAARGSGVPPHWAVNIKVADADDLAARVVELGGSMLMPPTDAPGFRNAVLADPGGGVLAVSQIITPIV; encoded by the coding sequence ATGACCGATACCGTTCCGTACCTCGATGGCACCCCCTGCTGGGTGGAGAGCCTCCAGCCGAACCCCGACGCCGCAGCGGACTTCTACGGCAAGCTGCTGGGCTGGACGTTCGACGACGTTGCCCCCGGCGCATACCGTATGGCGCGGCTCGACGGACAACGTGTTGCGGGCATCGGGCAGGCTCCGGCCATGCTCGACCGGGCCGCCTGGGTAACCTATATCCACGTTGCCGATCTTGACCAGACTGCGGCGGCCGTCTGCGACGCGGGCGGTGCCGTGCCGGCGGGTCCAATGGAAGGCCTGAACGGTGAGCGCACCGCTATATTCACCGATCCAACCGGTGCGGCGTTTGGCGTGCGCCAAGGCGGCGCACCCACCGTGGCCGACGTCGTCGACGTCCCAGGTGCCTGGCAGATGAGCGCACTGCATACGCCCGATCTCCTGGGCGCCCACACGTTCTATGCCCGGATCTTCGGTTGGCGGCTCGAATCTGTTCCCGGCACCGGCATCAACCTGTGGCGCCAGACCGGCAGCACGCGCCGGGCAGCCGACCCGACGCTGCCCGACGACGTCGTCGCGGTCGCCACAGTGGCTGCCCGCGGCTCGGGAGTGCCGCCCCACTGGGCCGTCAACATCAAGGTGGCCGACGCCGATGACCTTGCCGCCCGCGTCGTCGAACTGGGCGGATCGATGCTCATGCCGCCAACTGACGCTCCAGGTTTCCGCAACGCCGTACTGGCCGACCCCGGCGGCGGTGTCCTGGCAGTCAGCCAGATCATCACACCGATCGTCTAG
- a CDS encoding TetR/AcrR family transcriptional regulator encodes METVHDRRKARRQATIEEILDAAVELMARDGVGGMSLSGVARSVGMKPPSLYEYFPSKLALYDALFARGAGELLAAVRAAAGTSDTIFDNDAVAALRAGARAYVAWSQANPVAAELLNWRPVPGFVPTAEAYAPSQAIVAELHARLTLAVERGILLPAAATEDAVLLLTAVIAGVVSQQLANDPHAAPGSGSYARLLDPAVTMWLAHYTPATKGAS; translated from the coding sequence ATGGAGACCGTGCATGACCGGCGGAAAGCACGCCGGCAAGCCACCATTGAGGAAATCCTCGACGCCGCCGTCGAGCTGATGGCCCGCGACGGAGTGGGCGGCATGTCACTGTCCGGGGTGGCACGCAGCGTCGGCATGAAACCACCATCGCTCTACGAATACTTTCCCTCCAAACTGGCCCTCTATGACGCACTCTTTGCCAGGGGTGCCGGGGAACTGCTCGCCGCCGTCCGTGCAGCGGCCGGCACCTCCGACACCATCTTCGACAACGACGCCGTGGCAGCGCTCCGGGCCGGCGCCCGCGCCTACGTCGCCTGGTCGCAGGCCAACCCCGTGGCCGCGGAACTGCTCAACTGGCGCCCCGTTCCCGGATTTGTCCCCACCGCCGAGGCCTACGCACCCAGCCAGGCAATAGTGGCCGAGCTGCACGCCCGACTCACGCTCGCCGTCGAACGGGGAATCCTGCTCCCGGCCGCGGCCACCGAGGACGCCGTCCTGTTGCTGACAGCCGTGATTGCCGGGGTCGTCTCCCAACAGCTCGCCAATGACCCGCATGCGGCACCGGGGTCGGGCAGCTATGCCCGGCTGCTGGACCCTGCCGTGACCATGTGGCTGGCCCATTACACACCCGCAACGAAAGGGGCATCATGA
- a CDS encoding nuclear transport factor 2 family protein, which yields MTLTTDDRLAIHELLSLHGHLMDSGDLDHLDQLFTLDVVYDLSPLGAGMLHGIDAIRRAAQQLGDKNPVAHHVTNVVIGQGEGKVTARSKGIGIRADGSVGSVVYDDELQQTPNGWRISRRRISPRREPLTP from the coding sequence ATGACGCTGACCACCGATGATCGCCTCGCAATCCACGAACTGCTGTCCTTGCACGGACACTTGATGGATTCGGGCGACCTCGATCACCTCGACCAGCTGTTCACACTCGACGTCGTCTACGACTTGTCACCGTTGGGTGCCGGAATGCTGCATGGAATCGACGCAATCAGAAGGGCCGCACAACAGCTGGGCGACAAGAATCCGGTTGCCCATCACGTCACCAATGTGGTCATCGGGCAAGGCGAGGGAAAGGTCACGGCCCGCTCCAAAGGGATCGGCATTCGAGCCGACGGGTCCGTAGGAAGCGTGGTGTATGACGATGAGCTGCAGCAGACTCCAAACGGCTGGCGCATCTCGCGTCGACGGATTTCACCTCGGCGGGAACCCCTCACGCCCTAG
- a CDS encoding DNA repair helicase XPB: protein MNDGPLIVQSDKTILLETGHPQATEARHAIAAFAELERAPEHMHSYRITPLGLWNARAAGLDAEQVLDTLLRYSRFPVPHPLLIDIAETMSRYGRLRLEKDPIHGLVMRTTDFPVLEEVMHAKKIAPLLGPRIDAETVVVHSSQRGELKQLLLKAGWPAEDLAGYVDGTPHPIALTSGDADAVDGSGATLGAWSLRPYQAMAVDNFWAGGSGVVVLPCGAGKTIVGAAAMAVSGTTTLILVTNTVSARQWKAELLKRTSLTEAEIGEYSGAAKEVRPVTIATYQVLTTRRGGLFPHLELLNDNDWGLIIYDEVHLLPAPIFRMTADLQARRRLGLTATLVREDGREGEVFSLIGPKRYDAPWKDIEAQGYIAPADCVEVRIDLPQDERMAYAMADDADKYRLCATSESKSAVVERLVEAHSGEQILVIGQYIDQLDELAERLDAPLIKGETSVRKRQQLFEEFRQGIVKTLVVSKVANFSIDLPEASVAIQVSGSFGSRQEEAQRLGRLMRPKADCRTARFYTLVARDTVDADFAAKRQRFLAEQGYAYRILDAADVPGPGIGKATDGTAE from the coding sequence ATGAACGACGGACCGCTGATCGTCCAGAGCGACAAGACCATCCTGCTGGAGACCGGGCACCCGCAGGCCACCGAGGCGCGCCACGCGATTGCCGCGTTTGCGGAGCTGGAGCGGGCGCCGGAGCACATGCACAGCTACCGGATCACCCCGCTGGGCCTGTGGAATGCGCGCGCCGCCGGGCTCGACGCCGAACAGGTCCTGGACACGCTGTTGCGGTACTCGCGCTTCCCCGTCCCGCACCCGCTGCTGATTGACATTGCCGAGACCATGTCCCGCTACGGGCGGCTGCGGCTGGAGAAGGACCCCATTCACGGGCTGGTCATGCGCACCACCGACTTCCCCGTCCTGGAGGAGGTCATGCACGCCAAGAAGATCGCGCCGTTGCTGGGCCCGCGCATCGATGCCGAAACCGTGGTGGTGCATTCCTCCCAGCGCGGCGAGCTCAAGCAGTTGCTGCTCAAGGCGGGCTGGCCGGCGGAGGATCTGGCCGGATACGTCGACGGCACGCCGCACCCCATCGCCCTGACGTCCGGGGACGCCGACGCCGTGGACGGAAGCGGGGCGACGCTCGGCGCCTGGTCGCTGCGGCCGTACCAGGCGATGGCGGTGGACAACTTCTGGGCCGGCGGATCCGGCGTCGTCGTGCTGCCCTGCGGGGCGGGGAAGACAATCGTGGGGGCCGCAGCCATGGCCGTCTCTGGCACCACCACGCTGATCCTGGTCACGAACACGGTGTCGGCGCGGCAGTGGAAGGCCGAGCTGCTCAAGCGGACCTCGTTGACGGAGGCGGAGATCGGCGAATATTCCGGTGCCGCGAAGGAGGTCCGGCCCGTCACGATCGCCACGTACCAGGTCCTGACCACGCGCCGCGGCGGCCTGTTCCCGCATCTGGAACTGCTCAATGACAACGACTGGGGCCTGATCATCTACGACGAGGTGCACCTGCTGCCGGCACCCATCTTCCGCATGACCGCGGATTTGCAGGCCCGGCGCCGGCTGGGACTGACCGCAACCCTGGTGCGCGAGGACGGCCGCGAGGGCGAGGTGTTCAGCCTGATCGGCCCGAAACGCTATGACGCTCCGTGGAAGGACATCGAGGCGCAGGGCTACATCGCCCCGGCCGACTGCGTGGAGGTGCGGATCGACCTGCCGCAGGACGAGCGCATGGCCTACGCCATGGCCGACGACGCCGACAAGTACCGCCTGTGCGCAACCTCCGAGAGCAAGTCGGCCGTAGTGGAACGGTTGGTGGAGGCCCACTCCGGCGAACAAATCCTTGTTATCGGCCAGTACATCGACCAGCTTGACGAGCTCGCCGAACGGCTGGACGCGCCGCTGATCAAGGGTGAAACATCGGTCAGGAAGCGGCAGCAGCTATTTGAGGAGTTCCGGCAGGGCATCGTGAAGACGCTGGTCGTCTCGAAGGTGGCGAACTTCTCCATCGACCTGCCCGAGGCCTCCGTGGCCATCCAGGTCTCCGGCTCCTTTGGTTCGCGGCAGGAGGAGGCACAGCGTTTGGGCAGGCTCATGCGCCCCAAAGCCGACTGCCGGACGGCACGGTTCTACACCCTGGTGGCACGGGATACGGTGGACGCCGATTTTGCCGCCAAGCGCCAACGGTTCCTGGCCGAGCAGGGCTACGCCTACCGGATCCTCGACGCCGCCGACGTCCCGGGCCCTGGAATTGGCAAAGCCACGGACGGCACGGCGGAGTAG
- a CDS encoding sugar phosphate isomerase/epimerase family protein has translation MPLAFSTLGCPGDSLEQVLEIARASGATGLELRAADGEFIHPAMSAAERAAVAAELARAGVTVLTLASYVRVCAPGGEVDVELRAAIDLAADLGASNVRVFPGAGIAPLDSGASMTEELAAADALGAQRLNAAAGHARARGVELLLETHDSHPRASDIARILAGVAPDAPVKVIWDLMHPWRHDEAPERTAELLAGSLAYAQFKDGLRIPGTHDVTLTLPGDGELPLRRMRDLVTGVAATRGDTDPWVSLEWERTWHPELPPLADALAVLNAVLA, from the coding sequence ATGCCATTGGCATTTTCCACGCTGGGGTGTCCGGGGGATTCCCTGGAGCAGGTCCTGGAAATCGCCCGTGCGTCCGGGGCCACCGGCCTTGAGCTGCGGGCCGCCGACGGCGAGTTCATCCACCCTGCCATGTCGGCGGCGGAGCGGGCCGCGGTAGCCGCCGAGCTGGCCCGCGCGGGGGTGACGGTGCTGACGTTGGCCAGCTACGTGCGGGTGTGCGCGCCCGGCGGGGAGGTCGACGTCGAGCTGAGGGCTGCAATCGACCTCGCCGCCGATCTCGGGGCTTCCAACGTCCGGGTTTTCCCGGGAGCCGGGATTGCGCCGCTGGATTCCGGGGCCTCCATGACGGAGGAGCTGGCCGCGGCGGACGCGCTCGGTGCCCAAAGGCTCAACGCGGCCGCCGGACATGCCCGCGCCCGGGGGGTTGAGCTGCTGCTGGAGACCCATGATTCCCACCCCCGCGCCTCCGATATTGCAAGAATCCTGGCCGGTGTGGCGCCGGACGCCCCCGTGAAGGTGATTTGGGACCTCATGCACCCGTGGCGCCACGATGAGGCGCCGGAGCGGACGGCGGAACTGCTGGCCGGTTCCCTGGCCTACGCCCAGTTCAAGGACGGACTGCGGATCCCGGGAACCCACGACGTCACGCTGACCCTGCCCGGCGACGGCGAGCTGCCGCTGCGCCGGATGCGGGACCTTGTTACGGGAGTTGCCGCCACGCGCGGCGACACCGATCCCTGGGTCTCCCTGGAATGGGAACGCACCTGGCATCCGGAACTGCCCCCGCTGGCGGACGCCCTTGCCGTGCTCAATGCCGTGCTTGCATAG
- a CDS encoding sulfatase family protein translates to MPKNPSEAHARPADKPNILVIVSDDHGYADRSILGIMDDVKTPALDRLARQGTSYANAYVTAPICSPSRAGLAAGSYQQRWGAHWFTDSQMCPEDVPTMAELLREEGYATGYFGKVHYGTEHHGDRGTPPHHGYDESFYGLAGESMGRLNYLHHSAEAVAGYGEAAHPMAVQPLWNGDEPQELEGFLTDAIGERTRQFVADHAERPFLATVAFNAVHNFCWQLPDEELEKRGLPTFDDWNPGAGEYIDWYDGVVSPNLENGRAYYLAQLELMDAQIGLILDQLDELGLARDTMVFYLTDNGGSTCNYGVNLPLRGTKYTLWEGGVRVPFLLRWPGRVPEGLTTTALASSMDILPTALAAAGARQDSYAHCDGLNLLPEGGGLAPGHEVLHWDCVWQWSVRRGDWKLSWVEPGSPVAGAIRQVEHAEPGTGYFLANLAQDPGETIDLRAEEPRLVAELIALHDDWEAGLGLPAVG, encoded by the coding sequence ATGCCCAAGAATCCCAGCGAAGCCCACGCCCGGCCGGCGGACAAGCCCAACATCCTGGTCATCGTTTCCGATGACCACGGCTACGCCGACCGCTCCATCCTGGGGATCATGGACGACGTCAAGACCCCGGCGTTGGACAGGCTGGCGCGGCAGGGCACCTCCTATGCCAACGCCTACGTCACGGCACCCATCTGCTCCCCGTCGCGGGCTGGCCTGGCGGCGGGAAGCTACCAGCAGCGGTGGGGCGCCCACTGGTTCACTGACTCGCAGATGTGCCCGGAGGATGTACCCACCATGGCCGAGCTGCTGCGCGAGGAGGGCTATGCGACGGGCTACTTCGGCAAGGTCCACTACGGCACCGAACACCACGGTGATCGCGGCACCCCGCCGCATCACGGCTACGACGAATCCTTCTACGGGCTCGCCGGAGAGTCCATGGGCCGGCTGAACTACCTGCACCACTCCGCGGAGGCCGTGGCCGGCTATGGCGAGGCGGCGCACCCCATGGCCGTCCAACCGCTGTGGAACGGGGACGAGCCCCAAGAACTCGAGGGCTTCCTCACCGACGCCATCGGGGAGCGCACCCGGCAGTTCGTCGCGGACCATGCGGAGCGGCCCTTCCTGGCAACCGTGGCGTTCAACGCCGTCCACAACTTTTGCTGGCAGCTCCCTGACGAGGAACTGGAGAAGCGCGGACTTCCTACCTTTGATGATTGGAACCCGGGCGCCGGCGAGTACATCGACTGGTATGACGGCGTCGTCAGCCCCAACCTGGAGAATGGCCGGGCGTACTACCTGGCCCAGCTTGAACTCATGGACGCGCAGATCGGCCTCATCCTCGACCAGCTGGACGAGCTCGGCCTGGCCCGGGACACGATGGTCTTCTACCTGACCGACAACGGCGGCTCCACCTGCAACTACGGCGTGAACCTTCCCCTGCGCGGCACCAAATACACCTTGTGGGAGGGTGGGGTCCGCGTCCCGTTCCTGCTGAGGTGGCCCGGCCGGGTGCCGGAGGGATTGACGACGACGGCGCTGGCCAGTTCCATGGACATCCTGCCCACCGCTTTGGCCGCCGCCGGGGCCCGGCAGGATTCCTACGCCCACTGCGACGGCTTGAATCTGCTGCCAGAAGGCGGCGGTTTGGCTCCGGGCCATGAGGTGCTCCACTGGGACTGCGTCTGGCAGTGGTCGGTGCGCCGCGGCGACTGGAAGCTCAGCTGGGTGGAGCCGGGCTCGCCCGTGGCCGGGGCGATCCGCCAGGTGGAGCACGCCGAACCCGGCACCGGCTACTTCCTGGCCAATCTGGCGCAGGACCCCGGGGAAACCATCGATCTGCGGGCGGAGGAACCGAGGCTCGTGGCCGAACTCATCGCGTTGCACGACGATTGGGAGGCGGGGCTGGGCCTGCCTGCCGTTGGGTAG
- a CDS encoding GNAT family N-acetyltransferase yields the protein MEEQMGVPVEDPNFDQAFRSWEADNPRTMFVADDDGALVGVGGRLLDAAIEFSQDIQAARMVLSPSDESQNFYARHGFVPAEELLVRSFEYKK from the coding sequence GTGGAGGAGCAGATGGGTGTGCCGGTCGAGGATCCGAACTTTGACCAGGCTTTCCGCAGCTGGGAAGCAGACAACCCCCGGACGATGTTCGTCGCAGACGACGATGGGGCTCTTGTGGGAGTGGGAGGCCGGCTCCTGGATGCTGCTATTGAGTTCTCCCAGGACATCCAGGCGGCCCGCATGGTTCTGTCACCTTCGGATGAATCACAGAACTTTTATGCCAGGCACGGATTTGTGCCGGCCGAAGAGCTGCTCGTCAGGAGCTTTGAGTACAAGAAGTAG
- a CDS encoding PhzF family phenazine biosynthesis protein: MKRGSVGMTLCYRGAMKTRRYSEVDVFSREAYRGNALAVVHDADDLSTEEMQRFANWTNLSETTFLLTPSSPQAGYRVRIFSAKEELPFAGHPTLGSAKAWLNAGGSVRPGGMVVQECAAGLIPVRVSDDQLAFEAPPLTRYGPVEESIVERISLTLGISRDQIVDASWLVNGPQWIGVRLSSAREVLDLRPDPGKAGDLEIGVVGPHEPSGETQFEVRAFVGGDPVWEDPVTGSLNAGLARWMIDTASASPPYTAAQGTVLGRQGRVHVSVHDEKIWVGGHVTNCIEGTVRL, translated from the coding sequence ATGAAACGCGGCAGCGTCGGCATGACCCTCTGTTACAGGGGCGCCATGAAAACGCGCCGATACAGTGAAGTCGACGTCTTCTCCCGCGAGGCTTATCGGGGAAACGCGTTGGCGGTGGTCCACGACGCCGATGATTTGAGCACTGAGGAGATGCAGCGGTTCGCGAACTGGACGAACCTGTCTGAAACGACGTTTCTCCTCACCCCGAGTAGTCCGCAGGCCGGCTATCGTGTGCGGATTTTCTCCGCCAAGGAGGAACTGCCCTTTGCCGGTCATCCAACACTTGGATCCGCCAAGGCATGGCTGAATGCTGGTGGATCAGTGAGGCCCGGTGGAATGGTCGTTCAAGAGTGCGCGGCAGGTCTGATCCCGGTTAGGGTCTCGGATGACCAGTTGGCTTTCGAGGCTCCACCCCTCACCCGGTATGGCCCTGTTGAAGAATCGATCGTGGAACGCATTTCCTTGACCTTGGGTATCTCCCGAGACCAAATTGTTGATGCGTCATGGTTGGTCAATGGTCCGCAGTGGATTGGGGTCCGGCTTTCATCAGCGCGAGAGGTTCTGGACCTTCGGCCTGATCCGGGGAAAGCCGGTGACCTTGAAATTGGAGTCGTGGGCCCTCACGAGCCCAGTGGGGAAACCCAGTTTGAAGTTCGCGCGTTCGTCGGAGGAGACCCGGTGTGGGAAGATCCCGTGACAGGTAGCCTCAACGCGGGCCTTGCCCGATGGATGATTGATACAGCCTCGGCCAGCCCACCCTACACCGCAGCCCAGGGGACCGTTCTGGGACGCCAGGGCCGGGTGCATGTCAGCGTCCACGATGAGAAAATCTGGGTTGGCGGGCATGTCACGAACTGCATCGAGGGAACTGTCCGACTGTAG
- a CDS encoding isocitrate lyase/PEP mutase family protein — MTTQDALARNFSQLHVSGNPLILPNAWDAASARVVASAGAQAIATTSAGISWALGFRDGEHLPRELALESVARIVRVAGVPITADIEAGFGGTPADVAESVAEFIGVGVVGINLEDSLRPMEEQVERIQAARTAADNARVPLFINARIDTHRLPAIDDSLWLEETIQRARAYASAGASGIFVLGSLRSETIQTLVRTLDQPVNVAFGPGTLSIRELATAGASRISAGSSIAEAAYGYVSQAATEMLSAAATVIEPPALGYSELNRIIG, encoded by the coding sequence ATGACTACCCAGGACGCGCTTGCCCGCAATTTCTCCCAACTCCACGTCTCAGGGAATCCGCTGATTCTGCCGAATGCGTGGGATGCCGCGTCGGCTCGCGTGGTGGCATCGGCCGGCGCGCAGGCTATTGCGACCACAAGCGCCGGAATCTCCTGGGCCCTCGGGTTCCGCGACGGTGAACATTTGCCACGCGAACTGGCGCTGGAAAGCGTGGCCCGCATCGTGCGGGTTGCCGGCGTTCCCATCACCGCAGACATTGAGGCCGGATTCGGTGGCACGCCCGCCGACGTCGCTGAATCCGTGGCCGAATTCATCGGTGTTGGCGTCGTCGGCATCAATTTGGAAGACTCCCTTCGCCCCATGGAGGAGCAGGTCGAACGGATCCAGGCCGCACGCACGGCCGCGGACAACGCCCGAGTACCGCTGTTCATCAATGCCCGCATCGACACGCATCGACTCCCTGCCATCGACGATTCGCTATGGCTGGAGGAGACCATCCAGCGCGCACGCGCCTATGCCAGTGCGGGCGCAAGCGGAATCTTCGTCCTGGGATCCCTTCGGTCAGAAACGATCCAGACCCTTGTCCGGACACTGGACCAGCCGGTGAATGTTGCGTTCGGTCCAGGCACATTGTCCATCCGCGAACTCGCGACGGCGGGCGCAAGCCGGATCAGCGCGGGCTCTTCCATCGCGGAAGCTGCCTACGGTTACGTAAGCCAGGCCGCCACGGAGATGCTCTCGGCCGCCGCAACGGTCATCGAGCCCCCGGCACTAGGCTATTCGGAGCTCAACCGGATAATCGGCTAA
- a CDS encoding class I SAM-dependent methyltransferase, producing MGYEESVAAHYGSTNVEELLLAALARDGKDPEHFEPADLHGADQLHIGGPIATTRVAGRAGIAQGHRVLDIGSGMGGVARHLAADFGAIVHGVDLTPEFVTAARSLTERTGLSEAVTFSQGSALALPLADSTFDAAVMIHVGMNIRDKDKVLTEAARVLRPGGIMAVYDVMLVGGDAEDYPLPWADTADTSFVQPPLAYSDALSQAGFEVDVEAKTLNEGIEFLERAIASGGPAGVAVPALANLLAAFRAGILAPVEIYAHLPG from the coding sequence ATGGGGTACGAAGAGTCGGTGGCCGCACACTACGGCAGCACCAATGTGGAGGAACTACTCCTAGCCGCGCTGGCCCGTGACGGCAAGGATCCCGAGCATTTTGAGCCCGCCGACCTCCACGGCGCCGACCAGCTCCACATTGGCGGACCCATCGCAACCACCCGGGTGGCCGGGCGCGCCGGCATTGCCCAGGGACACCGCGTGCTGGACATCGGTTCCGGCATGGGCGGGGTGGCCCGGCACCTGGCGGCCGACTTTGGCGCAATCGTGCACGGCGTCGACCTCACCCCGGAGTTCGTGACGGCCGCGAGATCGCTGACGGAGCGGACGGGGCTTTCGGAGGCGGTCACTTTCAGCCAGGGCAGTGCGCTGGCGCTTCCGCTGGCCGATTCCACCTTTGACGCGGCCGTCATGATCCATGTGGGCATGAACATCCGCGACAAGGACAAGGTGCTGACCGAGGCAGCCCGGGTGCTGCGCCCCGGCGGAATCATGGCCGTCTACGACGTGATGCTGGTGGGCGGCGACGCCGAGGACTACCCGTTGCCCTGGGCGGATACCGCGGACACCTCCTTTGTGCAGCCGCCGCTGGCCTACAGTGATGCCTTGTCCCAGGCCGGTTTTGAGGTGGACGTCGAGGCCAAAACGCTCAATGAGGGGATTGAATTCCTGGAACGGGCGATCGCCTCGGGCGGGCCCGCAGGCGTAGCCGTACCGGCCCTCGCCAATCTGCTGGCGGCATTCCGCGCGGGCATACTTGCACCCGTGGAGATCTACGCGCACCTGCCGGGCTGA